From Campylobacter concisus:
TGGGCAATCACGAATACCGTCTTTTGCAACACAAGGACGCATTTTTACGTGGTGAAATGCCTAACGATCCGCGCTGGTTTTTCCTTAACGGCGGCGCGCAGACTTTTGCATCCTACGCAAAAGCCAGCCGCGCACAAAAGCTCGCGCATATAGAGTTTTTATCGAATTTACCGCTTTATTTGGAATTTGACGAGTTTAAAAACGCGCAAGGCAGGCGGCTCGTCGTATCGCACTCGGCGGCCGGGCGTATGTGGCCGCTACGTAATTCGGACGGCGATAGTGCGGCGGAGTTTAGGCAGCACGTGCTTTGCGGCAGAGGCGATTTTAGCCAAAACGATGGCGTCTTTAACGTCTACGGCCATACGCCAATC
This genomic window contains:
- a CDS encoding metallophosphoesterase encodes the protein MPRGADSKICFVGDLIDRGNGSFGVVQLAMQRCYAAVMGNHEYRLLQHKDAFLRGEMPNDPRWFFLNGGAQTFASYAKASRAQKLAHIEFLSNLPLYLEFDEFKNAQGRRLVVSHSAAGRMWPLRNSDGDSAAEFRQHVLCGRGDFSQNDGVFNVYGHTPIAEPDIAKFSANIDTGCVYKHKFGHLCALEFPSMRVFMQENIEEGG